A single Anopheles arabiensis isolate DONGOLA chromosome 2, AaraD3, whole genome shotgun sequence DNA region contains:
- the LOC120895482 gene encoding plexin domain-containing protein 2-like isoform X3 — protein MMRMMLIIRGSISWLICLSLLQLCVCVKVPRKYLQSDPAEIGISSVVPLASGNGNGTTNESGTGDMPFNRSILPLDENKKTAASLNFNGETTHLLGFNGTGQKKVFPNDEESANKSVFPSPTKLLGAVGLNTSLIADSSTRDPISDAINIDTIERTETELNSTLQEHNITKTFEDNHLYYKSTWSTDKTMSEEFWKKISTNLTVNMLLSNSHRRATTMILSFDFPFYGFPIRNVTIASGGFLYTGDYVHSWLASTQYIAPLMANFDTALSNNSFVKYRDDGETFTVVWENVILQDRPSNGTFTFSVTLNKSGDIVFAYKKIPISIQHIFENPLMKNHPVKIGLSDAYIIDKTIMRTKQKTIYEYHRVNFGQTEVTNDTIITLTSLPTCFSFKDCESCITHEGADFECLWCPTMNRCSTGTDRKRQDWVHKGCEATTISEILYCPALGQKGNNYGESMDVTSKITDRYNSTSSIRDNYQPAQDDKLHQNTNGVAQNGSYIHNGSKKEEFVNKAHLYHTTDMDSGSSNKLIVSLLVIILILLICGCWVLYAYRNPHTKSGQLLIRIFKWKKYRPNKWLWRRGEARYTAASIHM, from the exons ATGATGAGAATGATGCTTATTATCCGAGGATCTATAAGTTGGTTGATATGTTTATCCCTGCTTCAACTTTGCGTTTGTGTTAAAG TGCCAAGAAAATATCTGCAGTCCGACCCTGCCGAAATTGGAATCAGTTCAGTAGTGCCTTTAGCTTCAGGCAATGGGAATGGTACTACAAACGAATCCGGAACAGGAGACATGCCGTTTAATAGATCAATTTTACCGCTGGatgaaaacaagaaaa CGGCTGCTTCACTGAATTTCAACGGGGAAACGACACACTTGCTCGGTTTTAATGGTACAGGACAGAAAAAAGTTTTTCCGAATGATGAAGAGAGCGCAAACAAAAGCGTTTTCCCTAGTCCAACAAAGCTATTGGGAGCTGTTGGTCTTAATACATCACTAATTGCC GACTCATCAACTAGGGATCCAATCAGCGATGCAATCAACATCGATACCATCGAACGCACCGAAACAGAATTGAACAGCACTCTTCAAGAACATAACATAACTAAAACGTTTGAAGATAATCATTTATACTACAAAAGCACTTGGTCAACTGATAAAACTATGAGCGAGGagttttggaaaaaaatatctaCCAACCTTACCGTCAATATGCTGCTTTCTAATTCACACCGGCGAGCAACT ACTATGATTTTATCATTCGATTTCCCATTCTACGGCTTCCCTATTCGTAATGTAACAATCGCAAGCGGAGGATTTTTATACACCGGGGACTATGTGCATTCGTGGTTGGCATCGACGCAATATATAGCTCCTTTGATGGCTAATTTTGATACTGCATTGTCCAATAATTCCTTTGTCAAATATCGAGATGATG GCGAAACATTTACCGTGGTATGGGAAAATGTGATTCTTCAAGATCGTCCTAGCAATGGCACATTCACATTCAGCGTTACATTGAATAAATCTGGTGATATAGTGtttgcatacaaaaaaatccctATCAGTATTCAACACATATTTGAAAATCCTTTGATGAAAAACCATCCAGTTAAAATAGGACTTTCAGATGCGTATATAATTGATAAAACAATCATGC gtaccaaacaaaaaaccatttaCGAATATCATCGTGTTAATTTTGGACAAACTGAAGTGACGAATGATACTATTATTACATTAACATCTCTCCCTACTTGTTTCTCATTTAAAGATTGTGAATCTTGTATAACTCATGAAGGAGCCGATTTTGAG TGTTTATGGTGTCCAACCATGAATCGATGTTCAACTGGAACAGATCGTAAGCGCCAAGATTGGGTACATAAAG GATgtgaagcaacaacaatttCTGAGATATTATACTGTCCTGCTCTTGGGCAAAAAGGTAATAATTATGGAGAATCTATGGACGTAACATCCAAAATAACGGATAGGTACAATAGCACCAGTAGCATAAGAGATAATTATCAACCAGCACAAGATGACAAACTTCATCAAAACACAAATGGCGTCGCCCAGAATGGAAGTTATATTCATAATGGAtctaaaaaagaagaattcgTCAACAAAGCCCACTTATATCATACAACTGACATGGATAGTGGTTCGAGCAACAAACTGATAGTTTCTCTGCTtgttatcattttaattttgctaaTATGCGGCTGTTGGGtgttatatgcctaccgaaaCCCACACACGAAAAGTGGACAATTGTTAATTAGG ATTTTCAAATGGAAAAAG taTCGTCCTAACAAGTGGTTATGGCGACGTGGCGAGGCACGTTATACTGCAGCTTCCATTCACATGTGA
- the LOC120895482 gene encoding plexin domain-containing protein 2-like isoform X1, whose translation MMRMMLIIRGSISWLICLSLLQLCVCVKVPRKYLQSDPAEIGISSVVPLASGNGNGTTNESGTGDMPFNRSILPLDENKKSMSKQKLYQENLNGKKGHSMTAAASLNFNGETTHLLGFNGTGQKKVFPNDEESANKSVFPSPTKLLGAVGLNTSLIADSSTRDPISDAINIDTIERTETELNSTLQEHNITKTFEDNHLYYKSTWSTDKTMSEEFWKKISTNLTVNMLLSNSHRRATTMILSFDFPFYGFPIRNVTIASGGFLYTGDYVHSWLASTQYIAPLMANFDTALSNNSFVKYRDDGETFTVVWENVILQDRPSNGTFTFSVTLNKSGDIVFAYKKIPISIQHIFENPLMKNHPVKIGLSDAYIIDKTIMRTKQKTIYEYHRVNFGQTEVTNDTIITLTSLPTCFSFKDCESCITHEGADFECLWCPTMNRCSTGTDRKRQDWVHKGCEATTISEILYCPALGQKGNNYGESMDVTSKITDRYNSTSSIRDNYQPAQDDKLHQNTNGVAQNGSYIHNGSKKEEFVNKAHLYHTTDMDSGSSNKLIVSLLVIILILLICGCWVLYAYRNPHTKSGQLLIRIFKWKKYRPNKWLWRRGEARYTAASIHM comes from the exons ATGATGAGAATGATGCTTATTATCCGAGGATCTATAAGTTGGTTGATATGTTTATCCCTGCTTCAACTTTGCGTTTGTGTTAAAG TGCCAAGAAAATATCTGCAGTCCGACCCTGCCGAAATTGGAATCAGTTCAGTAGTGCCTTTAGCTTCAGGCAATGGGAATGGTACTACAAACGAATCCGGAACAGGAGACATGCCGTTTAATAGATCAATTTTACCGCTGGatgaaaacaagaaaagtATGTCTAAACAAAAGCTGTATCAAGAGAATCTGAATGGTAAAAAAGGGCATTCTATGACAGCGGCTGCTTCACTGAATTTCAACGGGGAAACGACACACTTGCTCGGTTTTAATGGTACAGGACAGAAAAAAGTTTTTCCGAATGATGAAGAGAGCGCAAACAAAAGCGTTTTCCCTAGTCCAACAAAGCTATTGGGAGCTGTTGGTCTTAATACATCACTAATTGCC GACTCATCAACTAGGGATCCAATCAGCGATGCAATCAACATCGATACCATCGAACGCACCGAAACAGAATTGAACAGCACTCTTCAAGAACATAACATAACTAAAACGTTTGAAGATAATCATTTATACTACAAAAGCACTTGGTCAACTGATAAAACTATGAGCGAGGagttttggaaaaaaatatctaCCAACCTTACCGTCAATATGCTGCTTTCTAATTCACACCGGCGAGCAACT ACTATGATTTTATCATTCGATTTCCCATTCTACGGCTTCCCTATTCGTAATGTAACAATCGCAAGCGGAGGATTTTTATACACCGGGGACTATGTGCATTCGTGGTTGGCATCGACGCAATATATAGCTCCTTTGATGGCTAATTTTGATACTGCATTGTCCAATAATTCCTTTGTCAAATATCGAGATGATG GCGAAACATTTACCGTGGTATGGGAAAATGTGATTCTTCAAGATCGTCCTAGCAATGGCACATTCACATTCAGCGTTACATTGAATAAATCTGGTGATATAGTGtttgcatacaaaaaaatccctATCAGTATTCAACACATATTTGAAAATCCTTTGATGAAAAACCATCCAGTTAAAATAGGACTTTCAGATGCGTATATAATTGATAAAACAATCATGC gtaccaaacaaaaaaccatttaCGAATATCATCGTGTTAATTTTGGACAAACTGAAGTGACGAATGATACTATTATTACATTAACATCTCTCCCTACTTGTTTCTCATTTAAAGATTGTGAATCTTGTATAACTCATGAAGGAGCCGATTTTGAG TGTTTATGGTGTCCAACCATGAATCGATGTTCAACTGGAACAGATCGTAAGCGCCAAGATTGGGTACATAAAG GATgtgaagcaacaacaatttCTGAGATATTATACTGTCCTGCTCTTGGGCAAAAAGGTAATAATTATGGAGAATCTATGGACGTAACATCCAAAATAACGGATAGGTACAATAGCACCAGTAGCATAAGAGATAATTATCAACCAGCACAAGATGACAAACTTCATCAAAACACAAATGGCGTCGCCCAGAATGGAAGTTATATTCATAATGGAtctaaaaaagaagaattcgTCAACAAAGCCCACTTATATCATACAACTGACATGGATAGTGGTTCGAGCAACAAACTGATAGTTTCTCTGCTtgttatcattttaattttgctaaTATGCGGCTGTTGGGtgttatatgcctaccgaaaCCCACACACGAAAAGTGGACAATTGTTAATTAGG ATTTTCAAATGGAAAAAG taTCGTCCTAACAAGTGGTTATGGCGACGTGGCGAGGCACGTTATACTGCAGCTTCCATTCACATGTGA
- the LOC120895482 gene encoding plexin domain-containing protein 2-like isoform X2, whose translation MMRMMLIIRGSISWLICLSLLQLCVCVKVPRKYLQSDPAEIGISSVVPLASGNGNGTTNESGTGDMPFNRSILPLDENKKSMSKQKLYQENLNGKKGHSMTAAASLNFNGETTHLLGFNGTGQKKVFPNDEESANKSVFPSPTKLLGAVGLNTSLIADSSTRDPISDAINIDTIERTETELNSTLQEHNITKTFEDNHLYYKSTWSTDKTMSEEFWKKISTNLTVNMLLSNSHRRATTMILSFDFPFYGFPIRNVTIASGGFLYTGDYVHSWLASTQYIAPLMANFDTALSNNSFVKYRDDGETFTVVWENVILQDRPSNGTFTFSVTLNKSGDIVFAYKKIPISIQHIFENPLMKNHPVKIGLSDAYIIDKTIMRTKQKTIYEYHRVNFGQTEVTNDTIITLTSLPTCFSFKDCESCITHEGADFECLWCPTMNRCSTGTDRKRQDWVHKGCEATTISEILYCPALGQKGNNYGESMDVTSKITDRYNSTSSIRDNYQPAQDDKLHQNTNGVAQNGSYIHNGSKKEEFVNKAHLYHTTDMDSGSSNKLIVSLLVIILILLICGCWVLYAYRNPHTKSGQLLIRYRPNKWLWRRGEARYTAASIHM comes from the exons ATGATGAGAATGATGCTTATTATCCGAGGATCTATAAGTTGGTTGATATGTTTATCCCTGCTTCAACTTTGCGTTTGTGTTAAAG TGCCAAGAAAATATCTGCAGTCCGACCCTGCCGAAATTGGAATCAGTTCAGTAGTGCCTTTAGCTTCAGGCAATGGGAATGGTACTACAAACGAATCCGGAACAGGAGACATGCCGTTTAATAGATCAATTTTACCGCTGGatgaaaacaagaaaagtATGTCTAAACAAAAGCTGTATCAAGAGAATCTGAATGGTAAAAAAGGGCATTCTATGACAGCGGCTGCTTCACTGAATTTCAACGGGGAAACGACACACTTGCTCGGTTTTAATGGTACAGGACAGAAAAAAGTTTTTCCGAATGATGAAGAGAGCGCAAACAAAAGCGTTTTCCCTAGTCCAACAAAGCTATTGGGAGCTGTTGGTCTTAATACATCACTAATTGCC GACTCATCAACTAGGGATCCAATCAGCGATGCAATCAACATCGATACCATCGAACGCACCGAAACAGAATTGAACAGCACTCTTCAAGAACATAACATAACTAAAACGTTTGAAGATAATCATTTATACTACAAAAGCACTTGGTCAACTGATAAAACTATGAGCGAGGagttttggaaaaaaatatctaCCAACCTTACCGTCAATATGCTGCTTTCTAATTCACACCGGCGAGCAACT ACTATGATTTTATCATTCGATTTCCCATTCTACGGCTTCCCTATTCGTAATGTAACAATCGCAAGCGGAGGATTTTTATACACCGGGGACTATGTGCATTCGTGGTTGGCATCGACGCAATATATAGCTCCTTTGATGGCTAATTTTGATACTGCATTGTCCAATAATTCCTTTGTCAAATATCGAGATGATG GCGAAACATTTACCGTGGTATGGGAAAATGTGATTCTTCAAGATCGTCCTAGCAATGGCACATTCACATTCAGCGTTACATTGAATAAATCTGGTGATATAGTGtttgcatacaaaaaaatccctATCAGTATTCAACACATATTTGAAAATCCTTTGATGAAAAACCATCCAGTTAAAATAGGACTTTCAGATGCGTATATAATTGATAAAACAATCATGC gtaccaaacaaaaaaccatttaCGAATATCATCGTGTTAATTTTGGACAAACTGAAGTGACGAATGATACTATTATTACATTAACATCTCTCCCTACTTGTTTCTCATTTAAAGATTGTGAATCTTGTATAACTCATGAAGGAGCCGATTTTGAG TGTTTATGGTGTCCAACCATGAATCGATGTTCAACTGGAACAGATCGTAAGCGCCAAGATTGGGTACATAAAG GATgtgaagcaacaacaatttCTGAGATATTATACTGTCCTGCTCTTGGGCAAAAAGGTAATAATTATGGAGAATCTATGGACGTAACATCCAAAATAACGGATAGGTACAATAGCACCAGTAGCATAAGAGATAATTATCAACCAGCACAAGATGACAAACTTCATCAAAACACAAATGGCGTCGCCCAGAATGGAAGTTATATTCATAATGGAtctaaaaaagaagaattcgTCAACAAAGCCCACTTATATCATACAACTGACATGGATAGTGGTTCGAGCAACAAACTGATAGTTTCTCTGCTtgttatcattttaattttgctaaTATGCGGCTGTTGGGtgttatatgcctaccgaaaCCCACACACGAAAAGTGGACAATTGTTAATTAGG taTCGTCCTAACAAGTGGTTATGGCGACGTGGCGAGGCACGTTATACTGCAGCTTCCATTCACATGTGA